In a single window of the Sphingosinicella microcystinivorans genome:
- a CDS encoding prepilin peptidase: MPGLMLACGFLAGTIAGSFLALVAARLPLGRPVVGGRSQCDACGRVLGPLELVPLFSFIVLRGRCKGCGAVIPGSTWIMELLAGLVGLLAVMLARTPADLVWAVFGWLLLLLAALDLRHHWLPLQLTALLALSGVAALFVTRGDMLASLAGGAAGFLGLEAVRVGYRVLRGREGIGGGDPLLLGGIGLWMGWQALPFVVIVASLVGFGLIALWKLRGAEVGPATRVPLGACLAIAAIGVWMAAARAPIVPLALL, translated from the coding sequence ATGCCGGGGCTGATGCTTGCGTGCGGGTTTCTGGCGGGAACCATCGCCGGCAGCTTCCTCGCGCTCGTCGCCGCGCGTCTGCCGCTCGGGCGGCCGGTCGTCGGCGGGCGCTCGCAGTGCGACGCGTGCGGGCGTGTGCTCGGACCACTGGAACTTGTGCCGCTGTTCTCGTTCATCGTGCTGCGCGGCCGCTGCAAGGGCTGCGGCGCGGTGATTCCGGGGTCCACGTGGATCATGGAACTGCTCGCGGGGCTTGTCGGGCTGCTCGCCGTCATGCTGGCACGGACACCGGCCGACCTTGTCTGGGCGGTGTTCGGGTGGCTGCTGTTGCTGCTCGCCGCGCTTGATCTCAGGCACCACTGGCTGCCGCTGCAGCTCACAGCATTGCTCGCGCTTTCGGGTGTCGCGGCATTGTTCGTCACGCGCGGCGACATGCTGGCATCGCTGGCGGGCGGAGCCGCCGGGTTCCTCGGCCTTGAAGCCGTGCGCGTCGGCTACCGCGTCCTGCGCGGGCGCGAGGGGATCGGCGGCGGCGACCCGTTGCTGCTCGGCGGAATCGGGCTCTGGATGGGCTGGCAGGCGCTGCCGTTCGTGGTGATCGTCGCCTCGCTGGTCGGATTCGGGCTGATCGCGCTCTGGAAGCTGCGCGGCGCCGAGGTCGGCCCCGCCACGCGGGTCCCGCTCGGCGCCTGCCTTGCAATTGCGGCCATCGGTGTCTGGATGGCGGCGGCGCGTGCTCCCATCGTTCCGCTTGCGTTGCTATAG